Below is a window of Demequina muriae DNA.
ATCTCGAACGTCATGCTCGTGGACCCGGAGACCAAGAAGGGCACCCGTGTGGGGTACCGCACGGAGGAGGTCGAGCGTGACGGCCGCACTCGCATCAAGCGTGTGCGCGTCGCCAAGCGCTCGGGTAAGGACGTCGAATGAGCACCGCAACGGCTCAGCCGCGGCTCAAGCAGAAGTACCGCAGCGAGATCATCGCCAAGCTCCAGGAGGAGTTCGGCCACGAGAACGTCAACCAGGTCGCCGGCCTCACCAAGGTCGTCGTGAACATGGGTGTCGGAGACGCGGCTAAGGACTCCAAGCTCATGGAGGGCGCGATCGCGGACCTGACGGCCATCACCGGGCAGAAGCCCCAGGTCACGAAGGCCCGCAAGTCGATCGCGCAGTTCAAGCTTCGTGAGGGCCAGCCCATCGGCGCCCACGTGACGCTGCGTGGCGACCGCATGTGGGAGTTCCTGGACCGTCTGCTGTCGCTTGCGCTCCCGCGCATCCGCGACTTCCGCGGCCTCAGCCCCCAGCAGTTCGACGGGAACGGCAACTACACGTTCGGACTGAACGAGCAGTCGATGTTCCACGAGATCGACCAGGACCGGATCGACCGGGTGCGGGGCATGGACATCACCATCGTCACGACCGCGTCTGCCGACGACGAGGGCCGCTCGCTGCTCAAGCAGCTGGGCTTCCCTTTCAAGGAGAAGTAAGACATGGCCAAGACTGCGCTGAAGAACAAGGCCGCCGGCAAGCAGAAGTTTGCCGTCCGCGCCTACACCCGGTGCCAGAAGTGCGGACGTCCGCACTCGGTGTACCGCAAGTTCGGCCTCTGCCGCGTGTGCTTCCGGGAGATGGCTCACGCAGGTGAGCTTCCCGGCATCACCAAGAGCAGCTGGTAAATCCACGACGCCGCAGGTCCCCCCACGGGGGAAACCACGGCGAGGAAG
It encodes the following:
- the rplE gene encoding 50S ribosomal protein L5, with product MSTATAQPRLKQKYRSEIIAKLQEEFGHENVNQVAGLTKVVVNMGVGDAAKDSKLMEGAIADLTAITGQKPQVTKARKSIAQFKLREGQPIGAHVTLRGDRMWEFLDRLLSLALPRIRDFRGLSPQQFDGNGNYTFGLNEQSMFHEIDQDRIDRVRGMDITIVTTASADDEGRSLLKQLGFPFKEK
- a CDS encoding type Z 30S ribosomal protein S14 translates to MAKTALKNKAAGKQKFAVRAYTRCQKCGRPHSVYRKFGLCRVCFREMAHAGELPGITKSSW